Proteins encoded by one window of Chryseobacterium foetidum:
- a CDS encoding peptidoglycan-binding protein LysM, giving the protein MKKQIVIATLTFGAIISGTNAVQAQNATATTTVNITLSDVISIDTGSTAIGNNVDFVYTSAADYNSDQTVTKANSLKVTSTKNFNVKVKAGGANFINGTNTIPVNVLTIKAATAAGTMGGTKTAVVLSTTDQNLVTNAPLGSALTLNLDYLIPASKSSSADILGKPAGTYTQTVTYTATAL; this is encoded by the coding sequence ATGAAAAAACAAATCGTAATCGCAACTTTAACTTTCGGAGCAATTATATCAGGAACTAACGCTGTTCAGGCACAGAATGCAACCGCAACTACAACGGTAAACATTACGTTGAGTGATGTGATCTCTATTGATACCGGAAGTACTGCAATCGGCAATAATGTTGACTTTGTCTATACTTCTGCAGCAGACTACAACTCGGATCAAACTGTTACTAAAGCCAATTCTCTAAAGGTTACTTCAACAAAGAATTTTAACGTTAAAGTAAAGGCAGGCGGAGCTAATTTCATCAATGGAACCAACACGATCCCTGTAAATGTTTTGACAATCAAAGCTGCTACAGCTGCCGGAACAATGGGAGGAACAAAAACCGCTGTAGTTTTATCCACAACCGATCAGAATTTAGTTACAAATGCACCGTTGGGAAGTGCCCTAACATTAAATTTGGATTACCTGATTCCGGCATCGAAATCATCTTCTGCCGATATCTTAGGTAAACCTGCCGGAACGTACACACAAACCGTAACTTATACTGCAACCGCATTGTAG
- a CDS encoding peptidoglycan-binding protein LysM gives MKKQIVIAALTFGAIILGTSNVQAQNTNATTTVNITLNDVISIDTGSTAIGNNVDFNYATAADYNSDQTVNKANSLKITSTKNFNVKVKAGGANFLNGTNTIPVNVLTIKAAASAGTMGGTKTAVVLSETDQTLVSNAPLGSALTLNLDYMIPAAKSSSSDILGKPAGTYTQTVTYTATAL, from the coding sequence ATGAAAAAACAAATCGTAATCGCAGCTTTAACTTTCGGAGCAATTATATTAGGAACGAGTAATGTTCAGGCACAGAATACCAATGCAACCACAACCGTAAACATTACTCTGAATGATGTAATTTCTATCGATACCGGAAGTACCGCAATCGGTAATAATGTGGATTTTAACTACGCTACTGCAGCAGATTACAATTCTGATCAAACGGTTAATAAAGCCAACTCTTTAAAAATCACTTCTACGAAAAACTTTAACGTTAAGGTAAAAGCAGGAGGGGCTAATTTCCTGAACGGAACAAACACAATCCCTGTAAATGTTTTGACAATTAAAGCCGCTGCATCTGCGGGAACAATGGGAGGAACAAAAACAGCTGTAGTTTTATCTGAAACTGATCAGACTTTAGTTTCAAATGCTCCACTGGGAAGTGCTTTGACATTGAATTTGGACTATATGATTCCTGCAGCGAAATCATCATCTTCTGATATTTTAGGTAAACCAGCCGGAACTTACACGCAAACAGTAACTTATACTGCGACTGCTTTATAA
- a CDS encoding WxL protein peptidoglycan domain-containing protein — translation MRKFIHLFLFLIITAASSALAQSISMSPTRLFFTGNPGEKVTQTVTLQNSSDKDYVFNLNYKDWVREENGNKVYLDAGSSKTSNAAWVSTLENAVTVPAKSTKEIVVTMKIPANASKSAVTNSMLFFTQLPQQADQAKAKNGIGIITLFEVGLHIFYTPTGNQVKSLDITNIAEVSSDKPAERKVAVSIHNDGNTINDATVEFELTNTDSGKEIKLPATAISMLPDTNQIVQFSLPENISGNFLGVAIIKMAGSNDLRVGEKNFKF, via the coding sequence ATGCGCAAGTTTATTCATCTTTTCCTTTTCCTAATTATTACAGCAGCTTCTTCAGCTCTGGCACAAAGTATTTCTATGTCACCTACACGTCTGTTTTTCACAGGCAATCCGGGAGAAAAAGTGACTCAGACAGTCACGCTTCAGAACAGCTCAGACAAAGATTACGTCTTTAATCTCAACTATAAAGACTGGGTAAGAGAAGAAAACGGAAATAAGGTTTATCTTGATGCAGGAAGTTCAAAAACTTCTAATGCTGCCTGGGTTTCAACTTTAGAAAACGCTGTCACAGTTCCTGCGAAAAGTACAAAAGAGATTGTAGTAACCATGAAGATTCCGGCAAATGCATCAAAATCTGCAGTTACCAACAGCATGCTTTTCTTCACGCAATTACCACAGCAGGCAGATCAGGCAAAGGCCAAAAACGGGATTGGTATCATCACATTATTTGAGGTTGGTCTTCATATTTTTTATACACCAACCGGAAACCAGGTGAAAAGCCTTGATATTACAAATATTGCAGAGGTGTCTTCCGATAAGCCTGCAGAAAGAAAAGTCGCAGTAAGCATCCATAATGACGGAAACACGATCAATGATGCGACTGTTGAGTTTGAACTCACCAATACAGACAGCGGTAAGGAAATAAAATTGCCTGCAACTGCGATATCCATGCTCCCCGACACCAATCAGATAGTTCAATTTTCTTTACCGGAGAATATTTCAGGGAATTTTCTTGGCGTGGCCATTATTAAAATGGCAGGATCCAATGATTTACGCGTAGGCGAGAAAAACTTTAAATTTTAA
- a CDS encoding COG1470 family protein — MSVLILRRTTLLLAFVLLNFSFAFSQDKKDINIYFEKDSVAVEKGSTFTNFLLIENKSSEAVTIQNIVPQENYPGLLFYPKNEFILDAGQSKNLPVKMIANVDFMKLKSSEIKFQVSYSISSVTRTESTSFLAKKEENRNIAIYTETFENFINPAAPDSSVLLTVENQGYGRRNVKIDFQSIPDGLEMMPKQQTVTLEALEKQTVEIKIVIRKHNTIFPEFNINAIATDLITNEIVGSNTLHLLILSNNRQIARGPESVNGSNFAEMSYNENSSGFNFLQLRANTAFKMSENVKSRFNIGTDYFMEGGLYNIYDTWLEMERKNTVLRVGNINSTDYEYPIFGRGAKVSTKFGNNKQIELLALENNYNLYSTYFRQINGSNVVGAKYGFGNAKTLNGKISYIYDHDPRLNIDTQLANAVTSFLIAGKHTVRTEFGLSHEKGLVNKDENAGGLAGANYEGKLGRWDLQSINSFATKSYSGIKRGSFFSNQRIGRQFSESQRAFVQYQNSQLDPGFLSSQNAPYQPEISTNLRYYFNSTEALATGYQFNGKNWNFLVSPKIEKQKTANIYTSHELFSYRLETNISTTLGNHAINLTAEYSYSNADNQSDWFNSLRTTLSYRYKSVSLNGTAQWNATNVFDLNSFYNTDRKFANYNVYASYNFHTLGNNLTGSFSAGTFYSELYKNLNTNITGNLEYRISSSWSGTGYFNLSGYKSTAEYSTSGSYYQFRVGIKKYFAPATALGNHKVTFQFFEDKNFNGLPDSGEKVFAEEIVKLDDYIAMTDKNGKVVFQNVPDGIYTLKVNESAGARLMMDPVIMVSKNINRKVGLVKNIRVSGKLTEIKQAYDVLDTDVTGIAVYAKGEDGLIYTALVNQKNEFEFFLKDGKYEIYIENDKYSYTQPRQTIQVTKEGYSADVIFEYKKKDTTIKVKKF; from the coding sequence ATGTCGGTATTAATTCTTAGGAGAACAACTTTACTTTTAGCATTTGTTCTTTTAAACTTTTCATTTGCTTTTTCGCAGGATAAGAAGGATATCAATATCTATTTTGAAAAAGACAGTGTAGCAGTTGAAAAAGGTTCAACTTTTACCAATTTCCTCTTGATTGAGAATAAAAGTTCTGAAGCTGTAACCATTCAGAATATAGTGCCGCAGGAAAATTATCCGGGATTACTTTTCTATCCTAAAAATGAATTTATACTGGATGCAGGACAGTCTAAAAATCTCCCGGTAAAAATGATTGCCAATGTAGATTTTATGAAGCTGAAATCCAGTGAGATTAAATTTCAGGTTTCATACTCAATTTCATCTGTAACAAGAACTGAAAGCACATCTTTTCTGGCTAAAAAAGAGGAAAACAGAAACATCGCAATTTATACGGAGACTTTCGAAAATTTCATTAACCCCGCAGCGCCGGACTCTTCAGTATTACTCACTGTAGAAAACCAGGGCTACGGTAGAAGGAACGTAAAAATTGACTTTCAATCGATACCTGATGGTTTGGAAATGATGCCAAAACAACAGACTGTTACTCTTGAAGCTTTGGAAAAACAAACTGTCGAGATCAAAATTGTAATCAGAAAGCACAACACGATTTTTCCTGAATTCAATATCAATGCAATCGCCACAGATCTTATTACCAATGAAATTGTGGGCAGCAACACGCTCCATTTACTCATTTTGTCAAACAACAGACAGATTGCCAGAGGACCCGAATCTGTAAACGGAAGTAATTTTGCGGAAATGAGCTACAACGAAAATAGTTCAGGTTTTAATTTTTTGCAATTAAGAGCAAATACAGCGTTTAAGATGAGTGAAAACGTGAAATCGCGCTTCAATATCGGTACAGATTACTTTATGGAAGGAGGTCTTTATAACATCTATGATACCTGGCTGGAAATGGAGAGAAAAAATACGGTGTTACGCGTTGGAAATATCAATAGCACAGATTACGAATACCCGATTTTCGGAAGAGGTGCAAAAGTTTCCACCAAATTTGGTAATAACAAACAGATCGAATTGCTTGCGCTGGAAAACAATTACAATCTCTACAGTACATATTTCCGGCAAATAAATGGGTCTAACGTAGTGGGTGCAAAATACGGGTTTGGAAATGCCAAAACTCTAAATGGCAAAATCTCATATATATACGACCACGATCCGCGTTTAAATATCGATACGCAACTGGCGAATGCCGTAACATCTTTTTTAATTGCCGGCAAACACACTGTCCGTACGGAGTTTGGTCTAAGTCATGAGAAAGGACTTGTGAATAAGGATGAAAATGCAGGTGGACTGGCAGGAGCAAATTACGAAGGAAAATTGGGAAGATGGGATTTGCAGTCTATCAATTCATTCGCCACCAAAAGTTATTCAGGGATCAAAAGAGGATCTTTTTTCTCAAACCAAAGAATCGGCAGACAATTTTCTGAGTCTCAGCGGGCATTTGTACAGTATCAAAACTCGCAGTTAGACCCCGGTTTTCTGAGTTCGCAGAATGCACCTTATCAGCCTGAGATCAGTACCAATTTACGCTATTATTTTAACAGTACAGAAGCGTTGGCAACAGGTTACCAGTTTAATGGAAAAAACTGGAATTTCCTTGTTTCTCCAAAAATTGAAAAGCAAAAAACAGCTAATATTTACACATCGCACGAACTTTTTTCTTACAGACTCGAAACCAATATCAGCACAACACTGGGCAACCATGCGATCAACCTGACTGCGGAATATTCCTATTCAAACGCAGACAATCAATCAGACTGGTTCAACAGTTTAAGAACAACTTTGTCGTACAGATATAAATCGGTCTCTCTCAACGGCACAGCACAGTGGAACGCAACCAACGTTTTTGATTTAAATTCGTTTTATAATACAGACCGTAAATTTGCCAACTACAATGTGTACGCATCGTACAACTTTCACACACTGGGTAATAATTTAACCGGATCTTTTTCAGCAGGAACTTTTTATTCGGAGCTTTATAAAAATTTAAACACCAATATCACCGGAAATCTTGAATACAGGATTTCATCTTCCTGGTCGGGCACGGGATATTTTAATCTGTCAGGTTATAAGTCTACAGCTGAGTATTCAACCAGCGGGAGTTATTATCAGTTCAGAGTGGGAATTAAAAAATATTTTGCACCAGCTACTGCCCTTGGAAATCATAAAGTGACATTCCAGTTTTTTGAAGACAAAAATTTCAACGGACTTCCGGATTCAGGTGAAAAGGTATTCGCTGAAGAGATTGTAAAACTGGACGATTATATCGCGATGACGGATAAAAACGGAAAAGTGGTTTTTCAAAATGTACCCGACGGTATTTATACATTGAAAGTGAATGAAAGTGCAGGTGCCAGATTAATGATGGATCCTGTAATAATGGTGAGTAAAAATATCAACCGTAAGGTAGGCCTCGTAAAAAACATCAGAGTAAGTGGAAAATTAACCGAGATCAAACAGGCTTACGATGTTTTGGATACTGATGTAACCGGTATAGCTGTGTATGCAAAAGGTGAAGATGGATTGATCTATACAGCTTTGGTCAACCAAAAAAATGAATTTGAATTTTTCCTGAAAGATGGAAAGTATGAAATCTATATTGAAAATGACAAGTACAGCTATACACAACCAAGACAAACCATTCAGGTGACGAAAGAAGGTTACTCAGCTGATGTCATTTTTGAATACAAAAAGAAAGACACAACCATTAAGGTGAAAAAGTTTTAA
- a CDS encoding response regulator, which produces MDHFKSNNYSQSEIDRLKAFEKKYSGVFDFILYTAAKMTNTEHCSISIVTDGMAYVIATNDGSPNQIYQQNPDFHPEGDTSVYKFKETEFQYHRSYLIPKSDDHFVAYLNFFDSEYKNPDKTETDILSEVLKEASKCFLIKEKEQFLNNDDVLFETSKDDITERKKIEIDILEAKELAEKAYALKSEFVANMSHEIRTPLNGIIGFTELLLETNLDDTQRQYMEIINQSGVSLYSIINDILDFSKLEKQKLKLNLDKVEIEELVSEAFNIVFYNNGKKHLEMILDIDDAIPVYIWTDAMRLKQVFVNLLSNALKFTEEGEIVLYVKVLDDLGEGKKRIRFGVRDTGIGINKEKQSEIFEAFSQEDGSISKKYRGAGLGLTISNQILALLDSVLHLESEQGEGSDFYFDMQFDTQGEEYDLSLSGIKKVLIVDDNENNRKILKRMLERKNIEVTESDSGMKALLMIMERSDYDVIIMDYHMPVMDGIETIRKIRNMMPGTSDVAPYIVLYSSSDDTELQHACDELEIENRLIKPIRMKQMYQILSALKTSEKKGTKKAENKMTEVNLQEIKILIAEDNAVNLLLTKTYLKDILPQAFIIEAKDGTEAVEQYQKESPDLILMDIQMPQLNGIDATKQIRSMEKNVEIPIIALTAGSLPGEKEKCMQGGMSDFLTKPLLKQTLSDMLRKWVGIGKNKK; this is translated from the coding sequence ATGGATCATTTTAAAAGCAATAATTATTCTCAATCTGAAATTGACAGATTGAAAGCATTCGAAAAAAAATATAGCGGCGTTTTTGATTTTATACTTTACACCGCTGCAAAGATGACCAACACGGAACATTGCAGCATTAGTATTGTCACAGATGGAATGGCTTATGTTATAGCAACTAACGATGGTTCTCCAAATCAAATCTATCAACAGAATCCTGATTTTCATCCTGAAGGTGACACCTCAGTTTATAAATTTAAAGAGACAGAATTTCAATATCACAGAAGCTATCTGATTCCAAAGTCAGATGATCATTTTGTTGCTTATTTAAATTTTTTTGACAGTGAATATAAAAATCCTGATAAAACAGAAACAGATATTCTCAGCGAGGTCTTAAAGGAGGCTTCGAAATGCTTTTTGATAAAAGAAAAGGAGCAGTTTCTAAATAATGATGATGTGCTTTTTGAAACATCCAAAGATGACATTACCGAACGCAAAAAAATAGAAATCGATATTCTGGAAGCGAAAGAGCTTGCAGAAAAAGCTTACGCTCTGAAATCTGAATTTGTAGCCAACATGAGTCATGAGATCAGAACCCCTCTCAATGGTATCATCGGTTTTACCGAACTTCTTTTGGAAACTAATCTCGACGACACGCAAAGGCAGTACATGGAAATTATCAACCAATCCGGAGTATCCCTGTACAGTATAATCAATGATATACTTGATTTCTCAAAACTGGAGAAACAAAAACTTAAGCTGAATCTTGATAAAGTAGAGATAGAAGAGCTGGTTTCAGAAGCCTTTAATATTGTTTTTTACAACAATGGAAAAAAGCATTTGGAAATGATCCTGGATATTGACGATGCTATACCTGTATATATCTGGACTGATGCAATGCGTTTAAAACAGGTTTTCGTGAATCTGTTGAGCAATGCTCTGAAATTTACAGAAGAGGGTGAGATTGTTTTATATGTGAAGGTACTGGATGATTTGGGAGAAGGAAAAAAAAGAATTCGCTTTGGAGTTCGCGATACAGGAATTGGAATCAACAAGGAAAAACAGTCTGAAATTTTTGAAGCATTTTCGCAGGAAGACGGCAGCATCAGTAAGAAATATAGGGGCGCAGGTCTTGGGCTCACAATATCAAACCAAATCCTGGCTCTTCTCGACAGTGTTTTACACTTGGAAAGCGAACAGGGAGAAGGGAGCGATTTTTACTTCGATATGCAGTTTGATACGCAGGGGGAAGAATACGATCTAAGTCTGAGCGGCATTAAAAAAGTGCTGATAGTAGATGATAACGAAAACAACAGAAAAATCCTGAAAAGGATGTTGGAACGAAAAAATATAGAGGTAACGGAATCTGATAGTGGTATGAAAGCATTGCTCATGATCATGGAAAGGTCTGATTACGATGTGATTATCATGGATTATCACATGCCTGTAATGGATGGAATTGAAACCATCAGAAAAATAAGAAATATGATGCCGGGTACTTCTGATGTTGCTCCGTATATCGTTTTGTACAGTTCTTCTGACGACACTGAGCTTCAACATGCATGTGACGAATTAGAGATTGAAAACCGTTTGATCAAACCTATTCGTATGAAGCAGATGTATCAGATTTTGTCCGCTTTAAAGACCTCTGAGAAGAAAGGGACTAAAAAAGCAGAAAATAAGATGACTGAAGTGAATTTACAGGAAATAAAAATTTTGATTGCTGAAGACAATGCTGTTAATTTGTTACTTACAAAAACTTATTTAAAAGATATTCTTCCGCAGGCATTTATCATCGAGGCAAAAGATGGAACTGAAGCAGTTGAGCAATACCAAAAAGAAAGTCCCGATCTTATTTTAATGGACATACAGATGCCGCAGCTTAATGGCATTGATGCAACAAAGCAAATAAGATCGATGGAAAAAAATGTTGAAATTCCTATTATTGCATTAACAGCTGGAAGCCTTCCTGGAGAAAAGGAGAAATGCATGCAGGGCGGGATGTCGGACTTTTTAACTAAGCCATTGTTGAAACAAACCCTGTCAGATATGTTGCGGAAATGGGTCGGGATAGGAAAAAATAAAAAGTAA
- a CDS encoding sensor histidine kinase gives MDDLINELRLKIEKLENENSFKNGLISILSHDSKELFGNFLWLVESLEQKIVNEQDFYKMLPQVKSDARKNLQTVQDSTAWLKTQYGDFKIKPEKIMVTDLFHYLEEQYAAKLKEKCIKFYFKGDHNSFITSDRLLLQYVLDKIFNNAVKYSSQGQEIYLQLTSEENQTILSVIDSGTGIGEKYLSTIYSYDNPVFQGTNGEKGAGLSLKIVKNFIFLLQGNINIQSAESKGTTVSLFLPNFIS, from the coding sequence ATGGATGATCTTATCAATGAATTACGGTTAAAAATAGAAAAGCTGGAAAATGAAAACAGTTTTAAGAACGGACTGATATCGATATTGTCTCATGACTCCAAAGAATTATTTGGAAATTTTCTGTGGCTTGTAGAATCGCTTGAACAGAAGATCGTAAATGAGCAGGATTTTTACAAGATGTTACCACAGGTAAAAAGTGATGCCCGCAAGAATCTGCAGACTGTTCAGGACAGTACCGCCTGGTTAAAAACGCAGTACGGAGACTTCAAGATCAAACCTGAAAAAATCATGGTGACAGATCTTTTTCATTATCTGGAAGAACAGTATGCTGCTAAACTGAAAGAGAAATGTATCAAATTTTATTTTAAAGGAGATCACAATTCATTTATTACGAGCGACCGCTTATTACTGCAGTATGTTTTAGACAAAATCTTCAACAATGCAGTAAAATACTCATCACAAGGGCAGGAAATTTATCTGCAGCTGACTTCAGAGGAAAATCAGACCATACTTTCTGTGATTGATTCCGGAACCGGAATTGGTGAGAAATACTTGTCTACGATCTACAGCTATGATAATCCTGTATTTCAGGGGACTAACGGCGAAAAAGGGGCCGGATTAAGCTTGAAAATTGTAAAAAATTTCATATTCTTGCTGCAGGGAAATATCAACATACAGTCGGCTGAAAGTAAAGGAACTACTGTCTCCCTGTTTTTACCTAATTTTATTTCATGA
- a CDS encoding response regulator: MKDLQPNVRIVIADDHGIVRMGLIQTIKRLRSDAFILEVEDYKSLYKVIQKENLDLAIMDVNMPNGTVQEAIDYIKIHQPHLKILLFSSQDEEVYALRYLKMGAGGYLSKQSSGEAIEAALNAMLTKGRYVSDNVKEAMFVESLTGSGKTSPFETLSDRELQIATKLAEGLPLKEISNQFNLHSSTISTYKNRLFDKLKIRSVPELVEILRLYNQ; encoded by the coding sequence ATGAAGGATTTACAGCCAAACGTCCGTATTGTTATAGCAGATGATCATGGTATTGTCCGGATGGGTTTGATTCAGACAATCAAACGACTGAGATCTGATGCCTTTATTCTGGAAGTGGAAGATTATAAATCGCTCTACAAAGTTATTCAGAAGGAAAATCTGGATCTGGCTATCATGGATGTAAATATGCCGAATGGTACCGTTCAGGAAGCAATAGACTACATTAAAATTCACCAGCCTCACCTGAAAATCCTTCTGTTTTCCTCACAGGATGAAGAAGTCTATGCATTACGATATCTTAAGATGGGAGCTGGCGGCTACTTAAGCAAGCAAAGTTCTGGAGAAGCAATCGAGGCAGCTTTAAATGCGATGCTTACAAAAGGTCGATATGTTAGTGACAATGTAAAGGAAGCGATGTTTGTAGAGTCGTTAACGGGCTCGGGAAAAACTTCTCCTTTTGAAACGCTCTCAGACCGTGAACTGCAAATTGCTACAAAGCTTGCAGAAGGTCTTCCGCTTAAAGAAATTTCCAATCAGTTTAATTTGCACTCATCTACAATCAGCACTTATAAAAACCGACTTTTTGACAAACTTAAAATACGTTCTGTACCGGAATTGGTAGAGATACTTAGATTGTACAACCAGTAA
- a CDS encoding ABC transporter substrate-binding protein, translating to MKSKILLLFAFLLLISCKREQKITASDWQVLSERTQFKQENESFHLKTGKFDYVFAEKDLPFKKVIILNASMIGYISELEAESQIAGVSSPEYIYSEKVQNLVKSGKIQNVGNDQKYDVEKILSLKPDAIFTNHIPNFENTYELLKTNGIKVIFLDEYLEQKPLEKTSYLKIFGKLLGKNELAERKFKEIEKNYNDYKKRAASATTKPNVLANEMYGNVWYMPGGKTSVAQYVSDAGGNYILKDNSEDKAVTMSFEEVYAKSDSINFWVNAGNHLTKKEMLQINPLYSKLNVFNKGKVYAFSGRQTATANDFFESGVVRCDVVLKDYIKVFHPQIFRDYRLTYFKELQ from the coding sequence ATGAAATCAAAAATTTTATTATTATTCGCCTTTTTACTGCTAATTTCCTGTAAGAGAGAGCAAAAAATTACAGCTTCAGACTGGCAGGTTTTGTCTGAGCGTACCCAATTTAAACAGGAAAATGAAAGTTTTCATCTGAAAACAGGAAAATTCGACTATGTTTTTGCGGAGAAAGATCTTCCCTTCAAAAAAGTAATCATCCTGAATGCAAGTATGATCGGTTATATTTCCGAGCTTGAAGCGGAAAGTCAGATTGCCGGTGTTTCGAGTCCTGAATATATTTATTCTGAGAAAGTTCAGAATTTAGTGAAGTCAGGCAAAATTCAAAATGTGGGGAATGATCAGAAATATGATGTGGAAAAAATCCTTTCATTAAAACCGGATGCTATTTTCACCAACCATATTCCCAACTTTGAAAATACGTATGAACTCCTTAAAACCAATGGAATTAAAGTCATTTTTCTGGATGAATATTTAGAACAAAAACCTTTGGAGAAAACATCTTATCTCAAAATTTTCGGAAAACTTTTAGGTAAAAATGAGCTTGCAGAAAGGAAGTTTAAGGAAATTGAAAAAAATTATAATGATTACAAAAAAAGGGCAGCTTCAGCAACCACAAAACCCAATGTTTTAGCCAATGAAATGTACGGAAACGTCTGGTACATGCCCGGCGGAAAAACTTCTGTTGCTCAGTACGTTTCAGATGCCGGTGGAAATTATATTTTAAAAGATAATTCGGAAGACAAAGCTGTTACCATGAGTTTTGAAGAGGTTTATGCCAAATCAGATTCAATCAATTTTTGGGTGAATGCCGGTAATCATTTAACAAAAAAAGAGATGCTGCAAATCAATCCGTTATATTCAAAATTAAATGTTTTCAACAAAGGAAAAGTGTATGCTTTCAGCGGAAGACAAACTGCGACAGCGAACGATTTTTTTGAGAGCGGAGTAGTGCGCTGTGATGTGGTACTGAAGGATTACATTAAAGTTTTTCATCCTCAGATATTTCGGGATTACAGGCTCACCTACTTTAAAGAATTGCAGTAA
- the mtgA gene encoding monofunctional biosynthetic peptidoglycan transglycosylase, with protein sequence MWKKIKQFIFIILLLNVFFIIWGRFFNPPITITQIGGLIQYGKLDRDYISYEEMGSNVKKAVIASEDQKFFTHDGFDYTAIEKAYKNNEKGRKVRGGSTISQQTAKNVFLWQQRSWIRKGLEAVYTFVIEKVWSKDIILERYLNSIEMGRGVFGVEAASKYYFGKSSKDLNQSEAAWIAAVLPNPKKYDPKNPSAYLNKKHRWIMRQMKNVSLK encoded by the coding sequence ATGTGGAAAAAAATCAAACAGTTTATTTTTATCATACTTCTCCTCAATGTATTTTTCATCATTTGGGGAAGATTCTTTAATCCACCCATTACCATTACTCAGATTGGTGGCCTGATTCAGTACGGAAAGCTGGACAGAGACTATATTTCCTACGAAGAAATGGGATCTAACGTGAAGAAAGCCGTGATTGCATCCGAGGATCAGAAATTTTTCACCCACGACGGTTTCGATTATACAGCCATCGAAAAGGCTTACAAAAACAATGAGAAAGGAAGAAAAGTACGCGGCGGAAGTACAATTTCGCAACAGACCGCAAAAAATGTATTCCTTTGGCAACAGAGAAGCTGGATCAGAAAAGGTCTTGAGGCGGTCTACACTTTCGTAATCGAGAAAGTCTGGTCTAAAGATATTATTCTGGAACGTTACCTGAATTCAATTGAAATGGGGCGTGGCGTTTTTGGTGTTGAAGCCGCTTCAAAATACTATTTCGGGAAATCTTCAAAGGATCTGAATCAGTCGGAAGCTGCATGGATAGCTGCCGTTTTGCCAAATCCAAAAAAATACGATCCTAAAAATCCTTCAGCTTATCTCAATAAAAAGCACAGATGGATTATGAGACAGATGAAAAATGTAAGTTTAAAGTAG